TCGCGTGGCGTGACAGGGTCCGCCACACCCGCGTCCTCGCCGTGCTCGCCACCATCGGCCTGGTCTCGGCCGTCATGGCGTTCACCATCGGCCAGGAGTACGCCAACCGGGGCGTCTGAGCGGCGGTCCCGTCGCGGTCGTTGGCAGGTCTGCCGCTGGCCGGGACCGGCCACGCCGCGCATGCTGGCCGCCATGGAGCACACCGACGGCGGGCCGGCCCGCGACCCCGACATCACCCCCGACACCAAGGACTGGACCTGGGTCCTCACCGCGGTCTGTCCGGAGTGCGGCTTCGACGGGCGAGCCGTCGACCCCCGCCAGGCGCCAGGGGAGATCCGGCGCATGGCCGGCGCGCTGGCCGCCGTCCTCGACCGCAACGACGTCGCCGTCCGCCGTGCCCCCGACCGGTGGAGCGACCTCGAGTACGTCTGCCACGTCCGGGACGTGTGCCGTGTCTACGACCGTCGGCTCGAGCTGATGGTGACCGAGGACGACCCGCTGTACCCCAACTGGGACCAGGACGCGACGGCGGTCGAG
This portion of the Actinomarinicola tropica genome encodes:
- a CDS encoding DinB family protein — encoded protein: MEHTDGGPARDPDITPDTKDWTWVLTAVCPECGFDGRAVDPRQAPGEIRRMAGALAAVLDRNDVAVRRAPDRWSDLEYVCHVRDVCRVYDRRLELMVTEDDPLYPNWDQDATAVEDAYAAQDPAVVRTELLDAADDLARRYEALADSEWDRPGRRDDGASFTVESMTRYLLHDPHHHLVDVGVS